The following is a genomic window from Planifilum fulgidum.
ACGTGAAACAGACGGAGGAGAGAGTGCGACGGCTGTTGGAGAAAAAGCCCTCCCAGCGGAAGGCGCGCCGCAAATCCGTATCCCGCGACATTCGCATCGCCCTCAATACGATCCGTCAATCCGTGAACATGGTCCAGAAATCGGGGATGAACGTGATTGCCGATGAACAGGACAAGGGGAATTATTATGAAGTGATCATCCGGATCCCGAAATAAAAAAGAGGAAAGTTCCCACTGGGAAGGCGCGGAAGACATCGATTTTCACGCCCGGAGGAGTGGCGCACGGCGAAGCCTTGTGGGGTTGCCCGCGGAGGGCCCGAACGGCAGGATTCGGAAGAATGCGGTGTCGGTGCGGTGGCTTATCGGTGAGGTCGGATGCCCCGGTGATTCAACAGAGAAAGAAGAGGTGACAAGAGTGGGAAAAGTGATCGCGATCGCCAACCAGAAGGGCGGAGTCGGAAAAACGACCACATCCATCAATCTGGCTGCGGGTCTGGCCATGGAGGGGAGAAAGGTGCTGGTGGTGGACAGCGATCCCCAGGGGAACACCACCAGCGGGTTTGGAATCAACAAAGCGGACGTGAAACAGTGCATTTATGATGTGATGATCAATGAGGTGCCCATCGTCGACGTCATCGTGCGGACGGGGATTGAGAACCTGGATCTGGTCCCCGCCACCATTCAATTGGCCGGTGCCGAAATCGAGCTGGTTCAGGTGATTTCCCGCGAATATCGCCTGAAGCGCGCTCTGCAGCCGGTCCTCGACCGGTATGACTATGTGCTGATCGATTGTCCGCCTTCCCTGGGGGTTTTGACCGTCAATTCCCTGACCGCCGCCAATTCGGTGTTGATTCCCATCCAGTGCGAATTTTACGCCCTCGAGGGCTTGGGACAGTTGCTCAACACGATCCGCATCGTCCAGAAACATTTGAACAAGCGGCTGGAGATCGAGGGCGTCCTCTTGACGATGTTTGACGCCCGTACCAATCTGTCCGTCCAGGTGATGGAAGAAGTGAAGAAGTACTTCCAGCACAAGGTGTACAAGACGGTGATCCCCCGCAATGTTCGGCTGAGCGAGGCGCCCAGCCACGGCTTGCCGATTCTCCTCTACGACCCCCGCTCCCGCGGAGCGGAATGTTACATCGAGCTGGCGAAGGAAGTGATTCACAATGGGTAGCAAGCGGTTGGGAAAAGGACTCGGAGCGCTTCTTCCCTCGATCGATGTCACGGAAGACGACGTCGTCAACGAGGTGGACGTCTCCGAACTCAGGGCGAATCCCTATCAGCCCAGGAAACAATTTGATCCCGATTCCCTGGAGGAGCTGGCGGAGTCGATCAAGGAGCACGGGATCATTCAGCCCCTCGTCGTTCGGAAAAGCATCCACGGGTACGAGATCGTGGCGGGGGAGCGGCGTTTCCGGGCGGGAAAAAAGGCGGGGCTGACCAAGTTTCCGGTGGTGATCCGGGAATTTACCGATGAACAGATGATGGAGATCGCCCTGATCGAAAATCTGCAGCGGGAAGATCTCAATCCGATGGAAATCGCCAATGCCTACAAGAAGTTGATGGATCACTTTTCGCTGACCCAGGAAGAGCTGGCGGCGCGGGTGGGGAAAAGCCGCCCCCATGTCGCCAATTTCCTGCGCTTGCTTCAGCTTCCCCCGGCGATTCAGGAGGATGTTTCACGTGGAACACTCTCGATGGGACATGCCCGGGCGCTGCTGGGAGTGAAGGAGCCGGAGGTGCAGATGAAGCTGGCGGAAAAGGTGAAAAGGGAAGGAGCCAGCGTCCGGCAGTTGGAGGAGTGGGTCCAACAGATCCATCAAAGCGGCGTCAAGAAGAAAAAGCCGAAGAAAGCGGAGAAGGTGGATCCGCAGATCAGACGGTACGAGGAGATGCTTCAGGAATCCCTGAACACGCCGGTGCGGATTCGTCACGGAAAGCGAAAGGGAAAGATCGAGATCGAATACTTCTCGCAGAGCGAGCTGGAACGGCTCCTGGAATTGCTCCAGCGGGATCCCCTGATCGGGGGGTGAAGCCGGAACGGATGCGATGGCTGAGGAGATCGCACGGGCTTTTTGGAAAAATGGTCGCAAAAGTGGTGAACCGACGTGATTTACTTGGATAATGCCGCTTCCACGTGGCCGAAGCCGGAGAGCGTCGTCCAGGCGGTGAAGCGTTGTCTGGAGGAGACCGGCGCCAATCCGGGCCGGTCCGGCCACCGATTGGCCGCACAGGCGGCGGGCATCCTGGCGGAGGCCCGCCGGGAATTGGCCGAGCTGTTCGGGATTCGCGATCCCGACAACATCTTTTTTTTCGCCAATGCCACCCAGGCGATCAATCAGGCCCTCAAGGGGTTTTTGCGGCCGGGGGACCATGTGGTCACCACCTGTTGGGAGCACAACGCGGTGGCCCGTCCCCTGGAGGCGCTGAAACGGGAACGGGGGATCACCGTGTCGGTGGTCCCCGCTTCTCCCGACGGGTCGGTGGATCCGGCGCAGGTGGAACGGGCGATCCGGCCGGAAACCCGCCTCATCGCGGCAACCCACGGCTCCAATGTGACCGGGGCGGTGATGCCGGTGGAGGAGATCGGCGCCATCGCCCGGAAAAAGGGGGTCCGCTTTCTGGTGGATGCCGCCCAGACTGCCGGCAATCTGCCCATCGATGTGGAAGCGCTGGGGATCGACATGCTCGCCTTTCCCGGCCACAAGGGTTTGTACGGTCCCCAGGGAACGGGGGGATTGTACGCAAGTCCCGATATTCCCCTGATTCCTCTGATTCAGGGGGGGACGGGGAGCCGCTCGGAACAACTGGAGCATCCCGGCGAGAGACCGGAGGGGTTTGAAAGCGGAACACCCAACACGCCGGGAATTGCCGGGCTCGCGGCGGGGGTTCGCTTTGTCCGGGAGACGGGGGTCGGGAAGATCCACCGGAAAGAGATGCACTTGGCCGAAACCGTCCGATCCGCCCTTTCCGAGATGGAGGGAGTGACGGTGTATACGCCCCGAGGCCCGCGGTTGCCGGTGGTGGCCTTCAATCTCGCCGGGCTGGACAGCCAGGAAGTGGCGGCCATCCTGGACGCCCATTACGGCATTGCCGTGCGCGCCGGCTATCACTGCGCCGCGCTGGCTCACAAGAGTCTCGGAACGGAGGAGACGGGAGCCGTCCGGGCCAGTTTCGGATATTTCAATGAGGAAAAGGATGCGGAAGCATTGATCATTGCCATCGGGGAGATACGGAAAGCCTTCGATTGGTAGGGGAATAATGGGAGGTAGAACCATTCATGGCTTTGTTGGGAACGGTGGTCAACGCTTTGGCGGTGGTCCTCGGCTCCCTGCTTGGCTTTGTCCTGCCCCGTCTTCGGGAGGAAATGAGAGTTCAGGTGATGCAGGGCGTCGGCTTGGTGGTGGCGGTGATGGGGATCTCCATGGCGATGCGTTCCGAAAACATTATCGTCGTCCTCGTTTCCCTGGTGTTGGGAGGGGCCGTCGGCGGCTGGATGCACCTGGATGACCAGCTGAAGCGGTTCGGCCGGTGGATGGAATCGCGCTTGAACAAACAAGACGGGTTCGCCTCCGGTTTCATCACCGCAACGCTGGTGTTCTGCGTCGGTCCGATGGCCGTCTTGGGAGCATTGGCGGGAGGATTGAAGGGAGAGCACGAGTTGCTGTTCACCAAAGCGATGCTGGACGGATTCACCGCCATCATCTTCACTTCTTCCCTGGGCGTGGGCGTTCTTTTTTCCGCCGTCCCCGTTTTTCTCTATCAGGGGGCGATTGCCCTCTCCGCCGAATGGATCACCCGGCTGTTTAAGGGACCTTTATTGGACCGGATCCTGGAGGATCTGACCGCCGTCGGCGGAATCATGATCATCGCCATCGGCCTCAACCTGCTCAACCTGACCCGCATCCGCGTCGCCGACTGGCTGCCCGCCCTGCCGATCGCCGTTGTCGTCGCCGCTGTCTATGACGCGATACCGTTTTTGTAGAAAATTGTTGGAGATTGTCGAAGGACCGGTTGGGAAAAGACTTCATAAAAGAGCGGGAAGCTGGCCGCCGCCTGCCGGCGCCGGGGAGTCTTCCCGCGATTCGCCGAGAAAGGGGAAAATCCGCGTGCGGTATTTCATTGTCAACAGGGTGTCCGGCAACGGCCGGGGCCTTGCCCGTTGGTCCCGGATTGAGCCGGTGCTGAAGGAGAGGGGGATTCCCTACAGGGTGGCCTTCACCGAACGTCCCGGCCATGCCACGGAACTGGCCCGGGAGGCGGCGAAGACGGGGGTTCGGGCGGTGGTGGCCGTCGGCGGGGACGGCACCGTCAACGAGGTGGGAAACGGGCTGATCGGGACGGACGTCCCCTTTGGATACATACCGGCCGGATCGGGAAATGATTTCGCCACGGCCCAGGGGATTCCCAAGGATCCGGTCAAAGCCCTTGACCGGGTGTTGAAGCACTCTCCCCGCCGTGTGGACACGGCCGACTTTGGCGGACGGGTGATGGTCAGCTCCATCGGCATCGGCTTTGACGGACAGGTGGCAAAAACGGTGAATGAATCCAAGTGGAAACAAAGGTGGGGGAAGGGTTCCTACGCCATCGGCGTGCTGAAGGAACTCCGGCGCTTTCAGCCGACCCGCGTCACCCTGGAAGTGGATGGGCAAGTCATCCGGGAAGAGGGGGTCTGGCTGATCGCCGTCGCCAACGTTTCCTGTTACGGGGGAGGAATGAAGATCTGCCCCGAGGCGAAAAACGATGACGGCCTTCTGGACATCTGTCTGGTCCGGGGGATTTCCCGCTGGAAACTGCTCCGGCTGTTTCCCCTGGTTTTCAGCGGCAAGCACGTCAATTATCCCTATGTGGTGATGCTGAGGGGGGCGGAGATCCGGGTGTCCGCCGAACGTCCCTTGGTGGTTCACGCCGACGGGGAAATTGTCGGGGAAACGCCCGTGATCATATCCGTCCGCCCCCAATCGCTGACCCTTCTCTGAAGAAGCGGTCACCGGTCCGGGATCGGTGATGCGGTTCAGCCGCCCCTTCCCCGCTTTCGAAGGCATCCCCCGGGTCACGTCGCTTCCCGGTGCAGACGGGTAACGACGGATTGGATGGAGCGGGAGATGATGTCCGCCATTTTCATGACGATGCTGAGCCGGGTGTTCTGCAGGACGAAATATTCCATGAAACCGGCGACGTTGACGATCCCGGTGATGTGAACCTCGCCCACTTCGGGCAGATTTTTGTTCACGCCCGCCCCCGGTTTGAGGGGGCCCATCCCCACCTGGATCGAGCCGACGCTGTGCAGATTTCCCAAACAGGCATCCACCGCGATGATCCGCGGATTTTTCAAATTCCTCCGCATTTCCTCCAGCGTCGCGCGGAGATTGACGGCATGAACGGGCTCGTCCAATGTTCCGTAAATGCGGAGGGAAGGGGACGCCATTTTTTCCAGCATCGTGCCGACCAGGGGACCGAGGGAGTCGCCGGTGGAACGGTCGGTGCCGATACAGAGGCAGACCAGCTCGGAGCCGGGGGGAAGCGCGCCCAGCGCCAGCGTGAGCTTTTCCGCACACATCTCCACAGCCCGGGGGTGGGTGTAGTCCACCCGGTAAGGGAAGGTGAAAGCCGCAGAATCGGAATGGAACAGCTCACGCATGTCCGACAACCTCCGAAATTTTTGATCCTTACCAGTATACGGGAAAAAGAGAGTAAATATACATGTAGGGACAACCCGTATGCGGGTGGGGATGGTGAGCGATGCGGATCGATCTCGGACAATCCTTCCGAATCGGCATGACGATTGTCGGCACGACCATCGGCGCGGGCTTCGCTTCCGGGAGGGAAATCTGGGAGTTCTTCGGATCCTACGGGGAAGAGGGCCGGTTCGGGATCCTCCTTTCGATGGCGCTATACTTTGCCGTGAGCGTCATCATCCTTCACATCGGCTGGAAAAAGCGGACACAACATTACTCGGAAGTGCTCCGTGCGGTGATCGGCCCCAGAATGGCCCGCTATTTTGACGGCTATGTCATCCTGTCCCTGTTGACGAGCGTGTTGGTGATGGTGGCGGGGAGCGGGGCCACCCTGGAGCAGTGGAACGGCTCCTTCACGCTGGGAACGCTGCTGATGGCGGCGGCGGTGGTGCTGGTCCTCTTTTTCGACCTGAAGGGGATCCTGTCTCTCAATACGGCATTGATGCCGACGCTGGCGGCGATATTGATCATCGTCTGCCTTCAGGCCCTGTGGTCGGGCGGTGAAACGGCCGGGCTGATCGAAAACGAGCCGGAAAATCCCCTGTTGCCGGTGTGGCCCTCGGCCATCACCTACGCCGCCTTCAACATGGTTTCCCTGCTCGCCGTCCTGTCCACCATGGGTTCCCAGATCCGTCATCCGGCGGAGATATGGATCGCCTGTCTGCTGGGGGTCTCCTGCCTCGCGGTGCTCGCAGGGCTTTACAACGCGTCGCTTCTTCAGGTGTCCCATCTCATATCCCAGTACAACATTCCCTTGTTCGCCCTGATCCGAGATTATTCGACAATCTGGAACCTGACCATTTCCCTGGTCCTCTGGTTTGCCATCTACACGACCGCCGTCAGCAACATGCACGGGCTGGTCTTTCGCCTCGCCGACCGCTTCCCCTTGCCCCGGTGGGCGGCCGGCCTCGTCATCATGGCGGTCTTGGTTCCGCTCAGCCAATGGGGGTTTGTCCCCCTGGTGCAGTTTCTTTACCCCCTTTACGGAGTTTTGAACCTGTTTCTTTTCACTCTATTTTTGCTTTATCCCTTTTCGGAGGAACGTTGATTTCCATGTCGAATGGAGAAGAAAAGGAAAAATCGTCATTCGGGATCGGAACGTGATCGCGAGCGGTTGGAGATGAAGGAGGGAACCCAACATGTTTCTGTATCACACCCTTCAACCCGTCGTTCGGTGTTTGATTCGAATCTACCACCGGGCCCGCGTGGAAGGGATGGATCGGGTCCCGGCGGAGGGGCCCCTCATTTTGGTCGGCAATCATCTCAGCCTTCTCGACCCCTTTTATATCGGGGCCTTTTTTCCGCGAAAGATCCGTTTCATGGCGAAAAAGGAATCCTTCCGCCATCCGGTGGCCCGGTGGTTTCTGAACCATTTCCGCGCCTTTCCCGTGGATCGCGGCAAGGCGGACCTGAAGTCCTTGAAGACCGCCATCGGCGTGCTCCGAAACGGTGAGGTGCTGGGCATGTTTCCCGAGGGGGGGAGGCGGGAAAACGCCCCGATGCGCGAGCTGAAACAGGGAGCCGCCTACCTGGCGCTCAAGACCGGCGCGCCCATTCTCCCCGTTTATATCGAGGGGACGGATCGTTCGCTGCCCCGGAATGCGGTGTGGATTCGCCCCCATCGGATTCGGATCGTCGTCGGGGAATGCATCAGGCCCGGCGCGGAGAAAACGGGACGGCAAAGCGAGGAGCAGATCAGCGAAGAAATTCTCCGCGTCTGGCGCCGGATGGCGGCGGAAGGAAGGGAGGAAGGGCGCCAACGCGGTTGAATTGTGGCAAGACGCCTCCTATAATGGAGGCAAGCGAGCGGGAGTGTGATCATCGGTGCAACGGAAAGTTTTCAATCTGGGTGACATCGTGGAGATGAAAAAGCCGCATCCCTGCGGGACCAATGCTTGGAAGGTCATCCGAATGGGCATGGACATCCGGATGAAGTGCACCGGATGTGGTCACAGCGTGCTCCTCCCCCGATCCCGCTTTGAAAAGCGGATGAAGCGGGTCCTGATCCCCGCCGAATCAAACGGAGATGAAAATTCCCGTCCCGGATCCCTCTGAAGTGTTCCCGACGGAACCTTTCCCTGTCGGGTTCTTTTTTGCATGAGACAGGGGGATCCGGATCCGCTATAATGGATGAGGATCTCTGCAAACTTGCGCTTCATGCACAGGGAGTGGACGGATATGCCGCTTATGACCGGAATCGTCGGTTTGCCCAATGTCGGCAAATCGACCCTGTTCAATGCGATCACCCGCGCAGGAGCCGAATCGGCCAACTATCCCTTCTGCACGATCGATCCCAATGTGGGGGTGGTGGACGTTCCCGACGAGCGGCTGGAGCGTTTGGCCGAGATGTTTAAGCCCCAAAGGGTCGTCCCCACCACCTTCCAGTTTGTCGACATCGCGGGCCTGGTGAAGGGCGCCAGCCGAGGGGAGGGACTGGGGAACAAGTTCCTGGCCCACATCCGGGAAGTGGATGCGATCATCCACGTCGTCCGCTGTTTTGAGGACGAAAACATCACCCATGTGGACGGAAGGGTGGACCCCGAAGGGGATATCGAAACGATCAACCTGGAGCTGGTCCTGGCCGACCTGGAGTCGGTGGAGCGCCGGCTGGAGCGGACCTCCCGCCAAAAAAAGAGCGGGGACAAGGAAATCGTAAAGGAGCACGAAGCCCTGCTCAAGCTGCGGGAGGGCCTCGCCGAGGGAATCCCCGCCCGGCGGATCGGTTTGAGCGAGGAGGAGCGGGAACGGGTCCGCCATCTCAATCTGCTGACCTTCAAAAAGGTGCTTTATGCCGCCAACGTGGGGGAAGCGGACGTGGCGGACCCCGACGCCAATCCGCACGTCCGGACGGTTCGGCGGATCGCGGAGGCGGAAGGGGCCGGCGTCATCCCGATCTGCGCCCGGCTGGAGGCGGAAATCGCCGAGCTGCAGGAGGAGGACCGGCGCCAATTCCTCGAGGAACTGCGTCTCAAGGCTTCGGGACTGGACCGACTGGTGGCGGCCGCTTACCGGCTTTTGGGGCTGATCACCTTCTTTACCGCCGGCGAGAAGGAGGTCCGCGCCTGGACGATCCGGGAGGGGACCAAGGCCCCCCAGGCGGCGGGCGTGATCCATTCCGACTTTGAGAAGGGATTCATCCGCGCCGAGGTGATCGCCTACGAGGATTTGACCGCCGCCGGTTCCATGGCCCAGGCCCGGGAACGGGGGCTGGTCCGCCTGGAAGGGAAGGATTATGTGGTGCAAGACGGCGATGTGATGCATTTCCGCTTTGCCGTTTAAAGGATTTCATGGCGGGTGGACAGGACATCCAGAATCCGGTAAAATCGAACATATGAGCGGTATCCTGTCCGGCGGCAGGATGCCGATCGGAACAGCCTGTCCGCGATGTTCTCCGCCCCGCGTTCCGCCATGATAGCTTCCAATTTCCAGGGGAGGAAGCGGGAACAACCCTTGCCTTGCCTTCAAGTCTCTGATACAATCTATCGTTGTCAGTCGAGAAATGCTGACTCCTTGCTCCCGTAAGGGGGCCGCTTGAGTCCAGAAGGAGGTGGAACCGTTGCGGAAGTACGAGTTGATGTACATCACCCGCCCCGATCTCGACGAGGAATCCCTGAAAAACAACCGGGAAAAGGTGCAATCCGTCATCACCCAAAACGGCGGGAAAATTCTGGAGACCCAGGATATGGGGAAACGTCGTCTGGCCTACCCCATCCAGCGGCTGCGGGAAGGGGTTTATACCGTCGTCCAGTTCCAGTCCGAGGGGGACATCGTGAAGGAACTGGAGCGGAACCTGCGGCTCGACGACAACGTGATCCGGCACATGGTCATCCGAATCGATGAGCGGTAAAGGGGATCGTCGCGGATAGAGAAACCCAAAGGGAGAGGTTCTTATGATCAATCGGGTGATTTTGGTCGGTCGTCTCGCGCAGGATCCCGAACTCCGGTACACGCCGAACGGTGTGGCCGTCACCACCTTCACCCTGGCGGTGAATCGGCGGTTCACCAATCAACAGGGAGAACGGGAAGCCGATTTCATCAACATCGTCACCTGGAGGCAGCTGGCCGAAACCTGCGCCAACTACCTGAAAAAGGGACGCCTGGTCGGCGTGGACGGACGGCTGCAGATCCGGAGCTACGAAAACAGCGAAGGGCGTCGGATCAAGGTGGCTGAAGTGGTGGCGGACACGGTCCAGTTTCTCGAACCGGCCGGAGCGCGTTCCGGGACGGCCGCCGAGGGAGATCCGTTCGGAAAAGGTCGGAACGAGATGGACGATCCCTTTGCGGACGACGGAAAACCGATTGACATCTCCGACGACGATCTGCCCTTTTAACCGATACGGCGGAAAATCCGGAAGGAAGGAGGGATTTCCATGGCGCGCCGTCGTGGACACAAGCGGCGGAAGGTCTGCTACTTTACGGTCAACAAGATCGAATACATCGATTACAAAGATGTGGACTTGCTGCGCAAGTTCATCAGCGAGCGGGGGAAAATCCTGCCGCGCCGGGTGACGGGCACGTCTTCCAAGTATCAACGGCAGCTGACCCGGGCCATCAAACGAGCCAGACAAATGGCGCTTCTGCCCTATACCACCGACTGAATCCTTCGGCCTTCGGGCCTTTTTTTCTTGCGCGGATGGCAAAGGAGGAAAATGCCGGGGATTTGTTGAACATACCTCGTGACGGCTTTCTCCTCGTCCTTTTGGAGATGGCCTTTTACGGGGGAGCGTGAGAATCCGGAGGGTGCCGGAAGGCATTCGCAGGCGGCCCCGCATCAATTCCGACGCACGCCTCACCTCCCTTGAACGCATCGGAGGAGGACGCGTCCATGAGCCATCCGGAGCGAGGGATGCAGATCGCAAAGAATTTGAAAGTGATTGACTGGTTGAAGACCGAAATCCTGGATCAGATCGCCAACCTGTTCAAGGGACTTCATCACGCCAACCAGCATCTGATCCTGGACAGCCTGGCCAGTCTGGTCGTGGTCAGCTATGTGCTGGCCCGAAGGGTCGGGATCTCCTTCCGCGAACTGGATCAGGCGGTGGTGAGCAAACTGAGGGAACACATCCGGGAAGGACATCAGTTGGAAAATTGGTACGGCGATTTGTCCTCTCTGGAGCAGCACATGAACAAGAGGTGAAGCCGACTTGACGGGACCGAACGGCAAGGTCCGCGACGGGGTGATCCTCTGTGGCGTTTTCACGGTGTTGATCGCCTCGCTCTTCACTCCCTTTTCCCTTGTGACGATCTGGTTTTTGCCGCTTCCTTTCTTCCTGTATACGGTTAGACATTCCTGGCCCTCCGCCCTTTTCCCTGCCGCGGTGCTCGGCGCTCTCGCCTTGATCCTGCTTCACCCTTTGTGGATTTTCGGGGTCCTTTTTGCCGCGGCGACGGGGATGGCGATGGGGGCGTTTTATCGTTCTACCGCCGCATCGGGAACCGATGTGGTTCTGGCCGGATTGGTCGTCGGCGCCGCCGTGTTGCTTTTGGGGTTGGCGGCGGCCCAGTACGGTTTTGGATTGCTTTCGGAATTCCAGCGGCTCTGGCAGGAGCAATGGGACCTGGTGGCGGAGATGGTCCAAAATTCCGTTCCGGAGGCTTCTGTTCCTCCCCTTCCGCCCCTTTCAGCCGTACTCCCTCTTTTTTTGTCCGTTCTGACCGTTCCGACCGTTCTTCTCAGCGCCTGGGCGGGGAGGAGGTTCCTCGTCCGCTCCGGTTTTCCCGAAAAGCGGTTGCCTCCGTTTCACCGGTGGCGTTTTCCCAAGTCCTTTCTCTTCTATTACCTGGTGTCGTGCGTCGCCGCTTTTCTGTTTGATGCGGAGAGCTGGGCCTATTCCTTTTTCGCGGGCTCCTTCATGATCCTCGATATCCTGTTCGCGGTGCAGGGCTTGTCCTTTCTTTCCTTTCTTCTTCACCGCAAGGGATTGAGCCGGGGATGGCTGTGGCTTGCCGTTTTCGCGCTGTTTCTTCCGCCGGCGGCCTTTCTGCTGCTCGTTTTGGGAATAATGGATGTGGGAACCCGGATGAGGGAGCGGCTGGAAGAAGGGTCATGACTTGAGGCAAAGGGAATTTCACCGTCGTTTGCCTTTTTCTCCGAAGCGGCATACGCTGAATAAACGGTGGCGGTTTTGAGGGGATGGAATTATGCCGAATTTTATCTTGCAGCGATGGCATGGAAAACACATGGTCTGGGCCATGTGTTTCCATTTGGTCCTGATCGCCCTGCTCGCCTCCTTCGATTGGATCCTCGGGGTGGGAGGGCTTGTCGTTTTTTTCCTTCTGGCCATCCACCTGTTCCGGGCGGAACGGGCGTTTCG
Proteins encoded in this region:
- a CDS encoding ParA family protein; this translates as MGKVIAIANQKGGVGKTTTSINLAAGLAMEGRKVLVVDSDPQGNTTSGFGINKADVKQCIYDVMINEVPIVDVIVRTGIENLDLVPATIQLAGAEIELVQVISREYRLKRALQPVLDRYDYVLIDCPPSLGVLTVNSLTAANSVLIPIQCEFYALEGLGQLLNTIRIVQKHLNKRLEIEGVLLTMFDARTNLSVQVMEEVKKYFQHKVYKTVIPRNVRLSEAPSHGLPILLYDPRSRGAECYIELAKEVIHNG
- a CDS encoding ParB/RepB/Spo0J family partition protein, which translates into the protein MGSKRLGKGLGALLPSIDVTEDDVVNEVDVSELRANPYQPRKQFDPDSLEELAESIKEHGIIQPLVVRKSIHGYEIVAGERRFRAGKKAGLTKFPVVIREFTDEQMMEIALIENLQREDLNPMEIANAYKKLMDHFSLTQEELAARVGKSRPHVANFLRLLQLPPAIQEDVSRGTLSMGHARALLGVKEPEVQMKLAEKVKREGASVRQLEEWVQQIHQSGVKKKKPKKAEKVDPQIRRYEEMLQESLNTPVRIRHGKRKGKIEIEYFSQSELERLLELLQRDPLIGG
- a CDS encoding aminotransferase class V-fold PLP-dependent enzyme yields the protein MIYLDNAASTWPKPESVVQAVKRCLEETGANPGRSGHRLAAQAAGILAEARRELAELFGIRDPDNIFFFANATQAINQALKGFLRPGDHVVTTCWEHNAVARPLEALKRERGITVSVVPASPDGSVDPAQVERAIRPETRLIAATHGSNVTGAVMPVEEIGAIARKKGVRFLVDAAQTAGNLPIDVEALGIDMLAFPGHKGLYGPQGTGGLYASPDIPLIPLIQGGTGSRSEQLEHPGERPEGFESGTPNTPGIAGLAAGVRFVRETGVGKIHRKEMHLAETVRSALSEMEGVTVYTPRGPRLPVVAFNLAGLDSQEVAAILDAHYGIAVRAGYHCAALAHKSLGTEETGAVRASFGYFNEEKDAEALIIAIGEIRKAFDW
- a CDS encoding DUF554 domain-containing protein, with amino-acid sequence MALLGTVVNALAVVLGSLLGFVLPRLREEMRVQVMQGVGLVVAVMGISMAMRSENIIVVLVSLVLGGAVGGWMHLDDQLKRFGRWMESRLNKQDGFASGFITATLVFCVGPMAVLGALAGGLKGEHELLFTKAMLDGFTAIIFTSSLGVGVLFSAVPVFLYQGAIALSAEWITRLFKGPLLDRILEDLTAVGGIMIIAIGLNLLNLTRIRVADWLPALPIAVVVAAVYDAIPFL
- a CDS encoding diacylglycerol/lipid kinase family protein, which gives rise to MRYFIVNRVSGNGRGLARWSRIEPVLKERGIPYRVAFTERPGHATELAREAAKTGVRAVVAVGGDGTVNEVGNGLIGTDVPFGYIPAGSGNDFATAQGIPKDPVKALDRVLKHSPRRVDTADFGGRVMVSSIGIGFDGQVAKTVNESKWKQRWGKGSYAIGVLKELRRFQPTRVTLEVDGQVIREEGVWLIAVANVSCYGGGMKICPEAKNDDGLLDICLVRGISRWKLLRLFPLVFSGKHVNYPYVVMLRGAEIRVSAERPLVVHADGEIVGETPVIISVRPQSLTLL
- the yyaC gene encoding spore protease YyaC, translated to MRELFHSDSAAFTFPYRVDYTHPRAVEMCAEKLTLALGALPPGSELVCLCIGTDRSTGDSLGPLVGTMLEKMASPSLRIYGTLDEPVHAVNLRATLEEMRRNLKNPRIIAVDACLGNLHSVGSIQVGMGPLKPGAGVNKNLPEVGEVHITGIVNVAGFMEYFVLQNTRLSIVMKMADIISRSIQSVVTRLHREAT
- a CDS encoding YkvI family membrane protein, with amino-acid sequence MRIDLGQSFRIGMTIVGTTIGAGFASGREIWEFFGSYGEEGRFGILLSMALYFAVSVIILHIGWKKRTQHYSEVLRAVIGPRMARYFDGYVILSLLTSVLVMVAGSGATLEQWNGSFTLGTLLMAAAVVLVLFFDLKGILSLNTALMPTLAAILIIVCLQALWSGGETAGLIENEPENPLLPVWPSAITYAAFNMVSLLAVLSTMGSQIRHPAEIWIACLLGVSCLAVLAGLYNASLLQVSHLISQYNIPLFALIRDYSTIWNLTISLVLWFAIYTTAVSNMHGLVFRLADRFPLPRWAAGLVIMAVLVPLSQWGFVPLVQFLYPLYGVLNLFLFTLFLLYPFSEER
- a CDS encoding lysophospholipid acyltransferase family protein, yielding MFLYHTLQPVVRCLIRIYHRARVEGMDRVPAEGPLILVGNHLSLLDPFYIGAFFPRKIRFMAKKESFRHPVARWFLNHFRAFPVDRGKADLKSLKTAIGVLRNGEVLGMFPEGGRRENAPMRELKQGAAYLALKTGAPILPVYIEGTDRSLPRNAVWIRPHRIRIVVGECIRPGAEKTGRQSEEQISEEILRVWRRMAAEGREEGRQRG
- a CDS encoding DUF951 domain-containing protein; the protein is MQRKVFNLGDIVEMKKPHPCGTNAWKVIRMGMDIRMKCTGCGHSVLLPRSRFEKRMKRVLIPAESNGDENSRPGSL
- the ychF gene encoding redox-regulated ATPase YchF; its protein translation is MPLMTGIVGLPNVGKSTLFNAITRAGAESANYPFCTIDPNVGVVDVPDERLERLAEMFKPQRVVPTTFQFVDIAGLVKGASRGEGLGNKFLAHIREVDAIIHVVRCFEDENITHVDGRVDPEGDIETINLELVLADLESVERRLERTSRQKKSGDKEIVKEHEALLKLREGLAEGIPARRIGLSEEERERVRHLNLLTFKKVLYAANVGEADVADPDANPHVRTVRRIAEAEGAGVIPICARLEAEIAELQEEDRRQFLEELRLKASGLDRLVAAAYRLLGLITFFTAGEKEVRAWTIREGTKAPQAAGVIHSDFEKGFIRAEVIAYEDLTAAGSMAQARERGLVRLEGKDYVVQDGDVMHFRFAV
- the rpsF gene encoding 30S ribosomal protein S6, giving the protein MRKYELMYITRPDLDEESLKNNREKVQSVITQNGGKILETQDMGKRRLAYPIQRLREGVYTVVQFQSEGDIVKELERNLRLDDNVIRHMVIRIDER
- the ssb gene encoding single-stranded DNA-binding protein, with product MINRVILVGRLAQDPELRYTPNGVAVTTFTLAVNRRFTNQQGEREADFINIVTWRQLAETCANYLKKGRLVGVDGRLQIRSYENSEGRRIKVAEVVADTVQFLEPAGARSGTAAEGDPFGKGRNEMDDPFADDGKPIDISDDDLPF
- the rpsR gene encoding 30S ribosomal protein S18 translates to MARRRGHKRRKVCYFTVNKIEYIDYKDVDLLRKFISERGKILPRRVTGTSSKYQRQLTRAIKRARQMALLPYTTD